The following proteins are encoded in a genomic region of Sulfurimonas sp. HSL3-7:
- a CDS encoding helix-hairpin-helix domain-containing protein — MKLLAFVSALMLSVSLWAVNINTASIEELSTLPGIGKGTAEKIVKYRQKHKFKKTSDIMNVNGIGQKKYDKIQAELSI, encoded by the coding sequence ATGAAGCTTTTAGCATTTGTTTCAGCATTAATGCTGAGTGTATCACTGTGGGCGGTCAATATCAATACCGCATCAATTGAGGAGTTGTCGACGCTGCCGGGTATCGGTAAAGGGACGGCTGAAAAGATAGTTAAGTATCGTCAAAAGCACAAATTCAAGAAGACCTCTGACATTATGAATGTCAACGGAATAGGTCAAAAAAAATATGACAAGATCCAGGCTGAACTGAGCATCTAA
- a CDS encoding WYL domain-containing protein, which produces MDHEYDKILTRLTRTLSRLNSGEALSVKELADEYNVSTKTIQRDFNEKLCSFPIYQEKKKWKMQKGFRVEKTKTVQEQLVLDIMEKMAEDIGGNFYTTAHSLLSKIKNEEFNPIYTKLNIEDISDKFNEIQKLEQAINNKQIITCIYDDEKEPPRRECLKPLKIVNYEGFWYLVALDEDEYVRKLYLKKVSNVIVTRDSFSPSTKIETLLENSINIWFQSDREPFDVTIYADAKVAKYFNRKPLSTQRIISTHSDGSLEFVVTITYEMEIIPIIQYWLPHLRIIEPLWIDDIIKQELKLYIKGNNDD; this is translated from the coding sequence ATGGATCATGAATATGACAAAATTCTAACACGCTTAACTAGAACGCTTTCACGTCTTAACAGCGGTGAAGCTTTATCTGTCAAAGAGTTGGCAGATGAGTACAATGTATCTACTAAGACGATACAACGTGACTTTAATGAAAAGCTCTGCAGTTTTCCAATCTACCAAGAGAAGAAAAAATGGAAGATGCAAAAGGGCTTTAGAGTTGAAAAGACCAAGACTGTTCAGGAACAGTTAGTGCTTGATATTATGGAGAAGATGGCAGAGGATATCGGTGGCAACTTTTATACAACGGCACACAGTCTTCTTTCAAAAATTAAAAATGAAGAGTTCAACCCTATTTATACTAAACTCAATATAGAAGATATTAGTGATAAATTTAACGAGATCCAAAAACTCGAACAGGCTATAAATAATAAACAGATCATAACTTGTATCTATGATGACGAAAAAGAGCCTCCTAGGCGAGAATGTTTGAAACCTCTAAAGATTGTTAATTATGAGGGATTTTGGTATCTGGTTGCTCTTGATGAAGATGAATATGTTCGCAAACTCTATCTCAAAAAAGTGAGTAATGTCATTGTTACCAGAGATTCTTTTTCACCATCAACTAAGATCGAAACTCTTCTTGAGAATTCTATAAATATATGGTTCCAGTCAGACAGAGAGCCCTTTGATGTAACCATATATGCCGACGCAAAAGTTGCTAAATACTTTAACCGTAAGCCATTGTCTACACAACGTATAATCAGCACTCATTCAGATGGTTCCCTGGAGTTTGTAGTTACCATTACCTATGAGATGGAGATCATCCCGATCATTCAATATTGGCTTCCACATCTTAGAATTATTGAACCATTATGGATTGATGACATCATTAAACAAGAGTTGAAATTATATATTAAAGGGAACAACGATGATTGA
- a CDS encoding restriction endonuclease subunit S: MNELYELPEGWEWTKLGAVCNLLNGYAFKAKEYVEKSDTVIIRMGNIRPNGEFDAEHKIKYLPNKYAIELPNYILSEGDLIIAMTDLASEMRILGNPTLVSNLNGRTFMLNQRVGKLYDFNLEKVVVKYLRYILTAHQIKDYYKSLGGGGLQINIGKQQILSVDLPLPPISEQQRLVSKLDLLFEKIDKSIALHQKNMDEADLFMGSVLNDVFGELEEKYDKDQLGNTVKIIGGGTPSKNKKVYWDNGNINWATVGDMNVETIKKTELSITEKGLEESSSNIIPKEAIIIATRVGLGKVCYLEHDTAINQDLKGLLPLNDKVNIRFLFNYFKNIKEYLINNGTGATVKGVKLDFIKTLELPLPPLQIQQKIVKYLDEVSQKIEKIKSVQKDKMGALKALKASILDQAFRGEL, from the coding sequence ATGAATGAGTTGTATGAACTTCCTGAAGGATGGGAGTGGACTAAATTAGGTGCTGTTTGCAACTTATTGAATGGTTATGCATTCAAAGCCAAAGAGTATGTAGAAAAGTCTGATACCGTGATAATAAGGATGGGGAATATCCGTCCTAATGGTGAATTTGATGCAGAACATAAAATAAAATATCTACCCAATAAATACGCTATTGAGTTACCAAACTACATTCTTAGCGAGGGTGACTTAATTATTGCAATGACTGATTTGGCATCTGAGATGAGAATATTAGGGAACCCTACATTAGTATCAAATTTAAATGGTAGAACATTTATGCTAAATCAGAGGGTTGGTAAATTGTATGATTTTAATTTAGAGAAAGTTGTTGTTAAATATTTAAGATATATCTTAACAGCCCATCAAATAAAAGATTATTACAAATCTTTGGGGGGTGGCGGTTTGCAAATCAATATAGGAAAACAACAAATATTATCTGTTGACTTGCCACTCCCACCAATTTCAGAACAACAAAGATTAGTTTCTAAACTCGATCTGCTCTTTGAAAAAATAGATAAATCCATAGCCCTGCATCAAAAAAACATGGATGAAGCGGATCTGTTTATGGGAAGTGTTTTGAATGATGTTTTTGGGGAGTTGGAAGAGAAGTATGATAAAGATCAATTAGGTAATACAGTAAAGATTATTGGGGGTGGGACACCATCAAAAAATAAAAAAGTATATTGGGACAATGGAAACATTAACTGGGCTACGGTTGGTGATATGAATGTAGAAACAATTAAAAAAACAGAATTATCAATTACTGAAAAGGGATTAGAAGAAAGTTCATCAAATATTATTCCAAAAGAAGCAATTATTATTGCTACGAGAGTTGGATTAGGTAAAGTCTGTTATTTGGAACATGATACAGCTATAAATCAAGATTTAAAAGGCTTATTGCCTTTAAATGATAAAGTGAATATTAGGTTTTTGTTTAACTATTTTAAAAATATTAAAGAATATCTTATTAATAATGGAACTGGTGCAACTGTAAAAGGTGTAAAATTAGATTTTATAAAGACATTGGAATTACCACTACCACCTCTACAGATTCAACAAAAAATTGTTAAGTATTTAGATGAAGTATCTCAAAAAATAGAAAAAATTAAATCTGTTCAAAAAGATAAAATGGGTGCTCTCAAAGCATTAAAAGCTTCTATTTTGGATCAGGCGTTTAGAGGGGAACTGTGA